From a single Kitasatospora sp. NBC_00458 genomic region:
- a CDS encoding riboflavin synthase, protein MFTGIIEELGEVVSIEEIGDSSRIRLRGPVVCQDARHGDSIAVNGVCLTVVDSADQLAAGSGEFSADVMAETLHRSSLGELKPGSRINLERAMALGARLGGHLVQGHVDATGRLLSREPGERDAAGELRWEVLRFSLPESVSRYLVEKGSITVDGVSLTVVEAARDSFTVSLIPATLALTTLGTKAVGESVNLEVDVLAKYVERLLESRTLPALPALPGLPDPSALPETNPGENK, encoded by the coding sequence GTGTTCACCGGCATCATCGAAGAGCTCGGCGAGGTCGTGTCGATCGAGGAGATCGGCGACTCCTCGCGAATCCGCCTGCGTGGTCCGGTGGTCTGTCAGGACGCGCGCCACGGCGACTCCATCGCGGTGAACGGCGTCTGCCTGACCGTCGTCGACAGTGCCGACCAACTGGCTGCCGGTAGCGGCGAGTTCAGCGCCGATGTGATGGCCGAGACGCTCCACCGGTCCAGCCTGGGCGAGTTGAAGCCCGGTTCGCGGATCAACCTGGAGCGCGCCATGGCCCTCGGCGCCCGGCTCGGCGGACACCTGGTGCAGGGCCATGTCGACGCCACCGGGCGGCTGTTGAGCCGTGAGCCGGGCGAGCGCGACGCGGCCGGGGAGCTGCGCTGGGAGGTCCTGCGCTTCTCGCTGCCCGAGTCGGTCTCCCGCTACCTGGTGGAGAAGGGCTCGATCACGGTCGACGGCGTCAGCCTCACCGTGGTCGAGGCGGCCCGGGACAGCTTCACCGTCAGCCTCATCCCGGCCACCCTCGCGCTGACCACCCTCGGCACCAAGGCCGTCGGCGAGAGCGTCAACCTGGAGGTCGACGTCCTCGCCAAGTACGTGGAGCGGCTGCTGGAGTCCCGCACCCTCCCCGCACTGCCCGCTCTGCCCGGGCTGCCCGACCCCTCCGCCCTCCCCGAGACGAACCCCGGAGAGAACAAGTGA
- a CDS encoding SCO4226 family nickel-binding protein, whose product MAKFMDVHHGMAGITQEELRMAHQADLAIQAEEGVRFQQAWADPESGIVYCLSEGPSKEAVQRVHERSGHPADEVHPVPLVV is encoded by the coding sequence ATGGCCAAGTTCATGGACGTCCACCACGGGATGGCCGGCATCACGCAGGAGGAGCTGCGGATGGCGCACCAGGCCGATCTGGCGATCCAGGCTGAGGAGGGCGTGCGGTTCCAACAGGCGTGGGCCGACCCGGAGTCCGGCATCGTCTACTGCCTCTCCGAGGGGCCGTCGAAGGAGGCCGTGCAGCGGGTCCACGAGCGTTCCGGACACCCTGCGGACGAGGTGCACCCGGTGCCGCTGGTCGTCTGA
- a CDS encoding MSMEG_1061 family FMN-dependent PPOX-type flavoprotein has protein sequence MTTTPETVEPSTTGPNRAAGLFEALSADAVRDAAGLREVYEQPGDHARRKQVDHIHEVARRLIACSSLVFVASADAAGRCDVSPRGGPAGLVSVLDEHTLAIPDATGNKRLDTLHNVIETGQVGLIFVVPGRDTTLRVNGRACVSTDPRLLEQLTAVGKPPRSAIVVAVEEVYAHCPKALLRSSAWKPENWLAADAQPTSAEVTLSHLGDPALTIEAIEQTEREALLYRYE, from the coding sequence ATGACCACCACACCGGAGACTGTCGAACCGTCAACCACCGGGCCGAACCGCGCGGCCGGCCTGTTCGAGGCGCTCAGCGCGGACGCCGTACGCGACGCGGCGGGTCTGCGGGAGGTCTACGAGCAGCCCGGCGACCACGCCCGGCGCAAGCAGGTGGACCACATCCACGAGGTGGCCCGCCGGCTGATCGCCTGCTCGTCACTGGTCTTCGTGGCCAGCGCGGACGCCGCGGGACGGTGCGACGTCTCCCCGCGCGGCGGGCCGGCCGGGCTGGTGTCGGTACTGGACGAGCACACCCTGGCCATCCCGGACGCGACGGGCAACAAGCGGCTCGACACCCTCCACAACGTCATCGAGACCGGACAGGTCGGTCTGATCTTCGTGGTGCCGGGGCGGGACACCACGCTCCGGGTCAACGGCCGGGCCTGCGTCTCCACCGACCCCCGGCTGCTGGAGCAGCTGACGGCGGTCGGGAAGCCGCCGCGCAGCGCGATCGTGGTGGCGGTCGAGGAGGTCTACGCGCACTGCCCGAAGGCGCTGCTGCGCTCCTCGGCCTGGAAGCCGGAGAACTGGCTCGCCGCGGACGCCCAGCCGACCTCGGCCGAGGTCACCCTCTCCCACCTGGGGGACCCGGCGCTCACCATCGAGGCCATCGAGCAGACCGAGCGGGAGGCACTGCTCTACCGCTACGAGTAG
- a CDS encoding YegP family protein, whose translation MAGKFEVYEDAGGKFRFRLKAGNGEIVATGQGYASKDAAHKGVEAVQRAAAGAPVVDVAKAAA comes from the coding sequence ATGGCGGGCAAGTTCGAGGTGTACGAGGACGCCGGAGGCAAGTTCCGGTTCCGGCTCAAGGCGGGCAACGGCGAGATAGTCGCCACCGGCCAGGGCTACGCGAGCAAGGACGCGGCCCACAAGGGCGTCGAGGCGGTCCAGCGGGCGGCCGCGGGCGCGCCCGTGGTGGACGTGGCCAAGGCCGCGGCCTGA
- a CDS encoding HIT family protein, translating into MDCVFCAVVAGTEPAHRVLDDGAAVAFLDRRPLFPGHVLVVPRAHHRTLADLPEAEVGPFFLRVQRVAAAVEHGMGAAGSFVAANNRISQSVPHLHVHVVPRNPKDGLRGFFWPRGKYPDEAGAAEVAARLRAALTPPGDAGHRAEGQAEGQADSRAGIRSGDRSRDRPY; encoded by the coding sequence ATGGACTGCGTCTTCTGTGCGGTGGTGGCGGGCACCGAGCCCGCGCACCGGGTGCTGGACGACGGGGCGGCCGTCGCCTTCCTCGACCGCCGGCCGCTCTTCCCCGGCCACGTGCTGGTCGTGCCGCGGGCCCACCACCGCACCCTCGCGGACCTGCCGGAGGCGGAGGTGGGTCCGTTCTTCCTGCGGGTGCAGCGGGTGGCGGCGGCGGTCGAGCACGGGATGGGGGCGGCGGGCAGCTTCGTCGCGGCCAACAACCGGATCAGCCAGTCGGTGCCGCACCTCCACGTCCACGTGGTGCCGCGCAACCCGAAGGACGGGCTGCGCGGCTTCTTCTGGCCGCGGGGGAAGTACCCCGACGAGGCGGGAGCGGCGGAGGTCGCCGCACGGCTGCGGGCCGCGCTCACCCCGCCGGGGGACGCCGGCCACCGGGCGGAGGGCCAGGCGGAGGGCCAGGCGGACAGCCGGGCCGGTATCCGGTCGGGTGACCGGTCGCGTGACCGGCCCTACTAG
- a CDS encoding alkaline phosphatase family protein, producing the protein MTQPQEDDVTPQSQTPATTPEPTPGPSRRGLLLGAAAAVLAAGPLTATAARAATTGAAAAPAAAAARTPKVLVIGLDGTMLNRIKDAGTTSLAALMAGGLTAAGSLYTSPMAGTSSGPGWSTVATGVWPDKHNVRDNDFTAPAFAAYPDFLTRAETARPALNTYVVASWAPIAATIYSGRVDTRVATPSAEYDAGTTSRAVARLRDTDPDAVFVQLDNVDHAGHSSGSASAAYLDAIRGVDAQVGQILAAVRGRASYAQEDWLIMVTADHGHTPTGGHGGSTWEERQTFVIANGSAFPAGSVRYDVRMVDIAPTALAHLGIALDPAWGLDGSPIPSLVPDAFDALRPQLTGRVDETGIAAGVLGFTHTPPSGWSVDNSAMGTGGVTEWRGWSFTTDEFWTKAQRDQSRELNVRSRNVFAVADSDEWADKTFKGGYDSTLVTPEYPVAGLATVPVSFTTYYRPEGAQTAQVLAVWDGGTPVQVKSYTADTNGVQTFGLAVPAGASRLRLRFRYTGGNNWYWVLDNVRVG; encoded by the coding sequence ATGACGCAGCCTCAGGAGGACGACGTGACCCCGCAGTCCCAGACCCCCGCCACCACCCCCGAGCCCACCCCCGGCCCCTCCCGCCGCGGTCTGCTCCTCGGCGCGGCCGCCGCCGTGCTCGCCGCCGGCCCGCTGACCGCCACCGCCGCCCGCGCCGCGACCACGGGCGCCGCGGCGGCACCGGCCGCTGCGGCCGCCCGCACCCCCAAGGTGCTGGTCATCGGCCTCGACGGCACCATGCTCAACCGGATCAAGGACGCCGGCACCACCAGCCTCGCCGCCCTGATGGCCGGCGGCCTCACCGCCGCCGGCAGCCTCTACACCAGCCCCATGGCGGGCACCTCCTCCGGCCCGGGCTGGTCCACCGTCGCCACCGGCGTCTGGCCGGACAAGCACAACGTCCGCGACAACGACTTCACCGCCCCCGCCTTCGCCGCCTACCCCGACTTCCTCACCCGCGCCGAGACCGCCAGGCCCGCGCTGAACACCTACGTCGTCGCCTCCTGGGCGCCGATCGCCGCCACCATCTACTCGGGCCGGGTCGACACCCGGGTGGCCACCCCGTCCGCCGAGTACGACGCCGGCACCACCTCGCGCGCCGTCGCCCGGCTCCGCGACACCGACCCGGACGCGGTCTTCGTCCAGCTCGACAACGTCGACCACGCCGGCCACAGCAGCGGCTCCGCCAGCGCGGCCTACCTGGACGCGATCCGCGGCGTGGACGCCCAGGTCGGCCAGATCCTCGCCGCCGTCCGCGGCCGCGCCTCCTACGCCCAGGAGGACTGGCTGATCATGGTCACCGCCGACCACGGGCACACCCCCACCGGCGGCCACGGCGGCTCGACCTGGGAGGAGCGGCAGACCTTCGTCATCGCCAACGGCTCGGCGTTCCCGGCCGGTTCGGTCCGGTACGACGTGCGCATGGTGGACATCGCGCCCACCGCCCTCGCCCACCTCGGCATCGCCCTCGACCCGGCCTGGGGCCTCGACGGCAGCCCGATCCCGAGCCTCGTCCCGGACGCCTTCGACGCGCTGCGCCCGCAGCTGACCGGCCGGGTCGACGAGACCGGCATCGCGGCCGGGGTCCTCGGCTTCACCCACACCCCGCCGAGCGGCTGGTCGGTCGACAACTCCGCGATGGGCACCGGCGGCGTCACCGAGTGGCGCGGCTGGTCGTTCACCACCGACGAGTTCTGGACCAAGGCCCAGCGCGACCAGTCCCGTGAGCTGAACGTCCGCTCCCGCAACGTGTTCGCCGTCGCGGACTCCGACGAGTGGGCCGACAAGACCTTCAAGGGCGGCTACGACTCCACCCTGGTCACCCCCGAGTACCCGGTCGCCGGGCTGGCCACCGTGCCGGTCTCCTTCACCACCTACTACCGGCCGGAGGGCGCCCAGACCGCGCAGGTGCTCGCCGTCTGGGACGGCGGCACGCCGGTGCAGGTGAAGAGCTACACCGCCGACACCAACGGCGTGCAGACCTTCGGCCTGGCCGTCCCGGCGGGCGCGAGCCGGCTGCGGCTGCGGTTCCGCTACACCGGCGGCAACAACTGGTACTGGGTGCTCGACAACGTCCGGGTCGGCTAG
- a CDS encoding GntR family transcriptional regulator: MDETPDPAARSGPGAPIRSGIPEHGRVPKYYAVKGRLEELLDELGEGGVLPTERELAARFEVARETLRQALRDLLIQGRVRRRGRSTVVAGPKLEQPLSLASYTEGVRRQGRVPGRTLIGLERLGADPQLAGQLRIGPGEPVWHLERVLLADGERVGLESTYLAVGRVPALDRDFDPGSSLYAFLAEKAGITFGAADERIETVLATPREALLIGTPPALPMLLLHRLTRDPSGVPVERVRSLYRGDRFSFTTRLESG, from the coding sequence GTGGACGAGACCCCTGACCCCGCCGCCCGGTCCGGCCCCGGCGCACCGATCAGGTCGGGCATCCCGGAGCACGGCCGGGTGCCCAAGTACTACGCCGTCAAGGGCCGGCTGGAGGAACTGCTCGACGAGCTCGGCGAAGGCGGCGTGCTGCCGACCGAGCGCGAGCTGGCGGCCCGCTTCGAGGTGGCCCGCGAGACGCTCCGCCAGGCCCTGCGCGACCTGCTGATCCAGGGCCGGGTCCGCCGGCGCGGGCGCAGCACCGTGGTGGCCGGCCCCAAGCTGGAGCAGCCGCTCTCGCTCGCCAGCTACACCGAGGGGGTGCGCCGTCAGGGCCGCGTCCCCGGCCGCACCCTGATCGGGCTGGAGCGGCTCGGCGCCGACCCGCAGTTGGCGGGGCAGCTGCGGATCGGGCCGGGTGAGCCGGTCTGGCACCTGGAGCGGGTGCTGCTCGCGGACGGCGAGCGGGTCGGGCTGGAGAGCACCTACCTGGCGGTCGGGCGGGTCCCGGCGCTGGACCGGGACTTCGACCCCGGCTCCTCGCTGTACGCGTTCCTGGCGGAGAAGGCGGGCATCACCTTCGGCGCCGCCGACGAGCGGATCGAGACGGTGCTGGCCACCCCGCGCGAGGCGCTGCTGATCGGCACCCCGCCGGCCCTGCCGATGCTGCTGCTGCACCGGCTGACCCGGGATCCGTCGGGCGTCCCCGTGGAGCGGGTGCGCTCGCTCTACCGGGGCGACCGGTTCAGCTTCACCACCCGCCTCGAATCCGGCTGA
- a CDS encoding glycoside hydrolase family 19 protein, producing MSTKRLLALLSAVVTALAVVLLLPAANASAAVCAAPWSSSAVYTGGTSASYNGHNWSAKWWTQGEAPSTAGSGVWADQGTCGTGPTQTPTPTPTPTSGNCTYPDWVAGRTYTTGTIVRYVNGSHYRATHDNPGYDPVISTWYWEPYSCGPDPTPTPTTTVTPNPGGFPVSQAQFNQMFPNRNTFYTYQGLLDALSAYPAFAGTGTDTVRKQEAAAFLANVNHETGGLVYVVEQNTANYPHYCDASQSYGCPAGQAAYYGRGPIQLSWNFNYKAAGDALGIDLLRNPNLVQTDPAVAWKTALWYWNTQTGPGTMTPHNAIVNGYGFGETIRSINGSLECNGGNPAQVQSRINAYQSFTQLLGTVPGSNLSC from the coding sequence GTGTCAACGAAACGCCTGCTCGCACTGCTGTCCGCCGTCGTCACGGCGCTGGCGGTCGTCCTGCTGCTGCCCGCCGCCAACGCCAGCGCCGCCGTCTGCGCCGCGCCCTGGAGCTCGTCGGCCGTCTACACCGGCGGAACCAGCGCCTCGTACAACGGCCACAACTGGTCCGCGAAGTGGTGGACCCAGGGTGAGGCCCCGAGCACCGCCGGCTCCGGCGTCTGGGCCGACCAGGGCACCTGCGGCACCGGCCCGACCCAGACCCCCACGCCGACGCCGACGCCCACCTCCGGGAACTGCACCTACCCGGACTGGGTCGCCGGCCGCACCTACACCACCGGCACGATCGTCCGGTACGTCAACGGCAGCCACTACCGGGCCACCCACGACAACCCGGGCTACGACCCGGTGATCAGCACCTGGTACTGGGAGCCGTACAGCTGCGGCCCCGACCCGACCCCGACGCCCACCACCACCGTGACCCCCAACCCGGGCGGATTCCCGGTCAGCCAGGCGCAGTTCAACCAGATGTTCCCGAACCGGAACACCTTCTACACCTACCAGGGCCTGCTCGACGCCCTGAGCGCCTACCCCGCCTTCGCGGGCACCGGCACGGACACCGTGCGCAAGCAGGAGGCCGCGGCCTTCCTCGCCAACGTCAACCACGAGACCGGCGGCCTGGTCTACGTGGTCGAGCAGAACACCGCCAACTACCCGCACTACTGCGACGCTTCGCAGTCGTACGGCTGCCCGGCCGGCCAGGCCGCGTACTACGGCCGCGGCCCGATCCAGCTGAGCTGGAACTTCAACTACAAGGCGGCCGGCGACGCCCTCGGCATCGACCTGCTGCGCAACCCCAACCTGGTGCAGACCGACCCGGCCGTCGCCTGGAAGACCGCGCTCTGGTACTGGAACACCCAGACCGGCCCCGGCACCATGACCCCGCACAACGCCATCGTCAACGGGTACGGCTTCGGCGAGACCATCCGCAGCATCAACGGCAGCCTGGAGTGCAACGGCGGGAACCCCGCGCAGGTGCAGAGCCGGATCAACGCCTACCAGAGCTTCACCCAGCTGCTCGGCACCGTGCCGGGCTCCAACCTGAGCTGCTGA
- a CDS encoding serine hydrolase domain-containing protein, giving the protein MNDLGSLVQQTADRLAGQHVGAVVAGLAGGTVEIRGAGRTGPGGTGGTPGPDTLFEIGSVTKVFTSLALARLALAGTVALDEPLADVLADALPAGVSVPSRGGTPLTLQHLATHSAGLPRLPAGMLLPALISPNKPDPYAHCSAGFLLAGLARTRLRATPGRSFRYSNLGAGLLGLALAHRSGLGYQELVAREVCAPLGLTDTLVAPDAERSARLAPGHTGGGRPVPGWNLADLVGAGGLHSTAADLAVFVRAQLASGADDDGSPLAPAIALTREVRHRVNPVAWMHLGWLGHRLHPRQGGHLQIWHNGGTGGYRSFVAFDPEKQVGVIALVNTRRSVDPAGVALLRTLQKSHASGGAA; this is encoded by the coding sequence ATGAACGACCTTGGCAGCCTCGTCCAGCAGACCGCCGACCGCCTCGCCGGCCAGCACGTCGGCGCGGTGGTCGCCGGCCTGGCCGGCGGCACGGTGGAGATCCGCGGCGCAGGCCGCACCGGCCCCGGCGGCACCGGCGGCACACCCGGCCCGGACACCCTGTTCGAAATCGGCTCGGTGACCAAGGTGTTCACCTCGCTCGCGCTCGCCCGGCTGGCGCTCGCCGGCACCGTCGCACTCGACGAGCCGCTCGCCGACGTCCTCGCCGACGCGCTCCCCGCGGGCGTCTCCGTCCCCTCCAGGGGCGGCACCCCGCTCACCCTCCAGCACCTCGCCACCCACTCCGCGGGCCTCCCCCGGCTCCCCGCCGGAATGCTGCTGCCGGCCCTGATATCCCCCAACAAGCCCGACCCGTACGCCCACTGCAGTGCCGGGTTCCTGCTCGCCGGGCTGGCCCGGACCAGGCTGCGCGCCACCCCCGGACGCAGCTTCCGCTACTCCAACCTCGGCGCCGGACTGCTCGGCCTCGCCCTCGCCCACCGGTCCGGCCTCGGCTACCAGGAGCTGGTGGCGCGGGAGGTCTGCGCCCCGCTCGGCCTGACCGACACACTGGTCGCGCCGGACGCCGAACGGTCCGCCCGGCTCGCCCCCGGGCACACCGGCGGCGGCCGTCCCGTCCCCGGCTGGAACCTCGCCGACCTCGTCGGCGCGGGCGGCCTCCACTCGACCGCCGCCGACCTCGCGGTGTTCGTGCGGGCCCAGCTGGCGTCCGGGGCGGACGACGACGGCTCGCCGCTGGCGCCCGCGATCGCGCTCACCCGGGAGGTCCGGCACCGGGTCAACCCGGTCGCCTGGATGCACCTCGGCTGGCTCGGCCACCGGCTGCACCCCCGCCAGGGCGGCCACCTCCAGATCTGGCACAACGGCGGGACGGGCGGCTACCGGTCGTTCGTCGCGTTCGACCCGGAGAAGCAGGTGGGCGTGATCGCCCTGGTCAACACCCGCCGCTCCGTCGACCCGGCGGGCGTCGCCCTGCTGCGCACGCTGCAGAAGTCCCACGCGTCGGGCGGGGCGGCGTAG